From a region of the Candidatus Desulfatibia profunda genome:
- a CDS encoding ABC transporter permease, with product MNWLRIRELVRKEFIQLFRDKKNRPLLIIAPLIQLIIFGYVVTTDVRDIRICVMDQSRTRESRMFIDAVNANKTFRVVAYADHPQIPERLLLGRKLDLVVKIPPDFSTRIRKGETAAVQILADGSMSNMAALRISYTLAALARFNRQLLQELYPQRLEYGKIDDRLRTWYNPNLDSQNFYVPGIVAFLIMLLTLILTSMAIIREKESGTMEQLIVTPLKPVELILGKTIPFIIIAQVQMVMVTIFAMIWFDIPMVGSAPLLLGATCLFLLSTLGVGLFISTVSATQQQAMMTTFFFILPFFMLSGFVFPIANMPVAVQWLTFLNPLRYFLVIIRGIFLKGTGFAVLWPQFLGLLILGLTVFAGAVARFRKRLD from the coding sequence ATGAACTGGCTCAGAATCAGGGAACTGGTGCGCAAGGAGTTCATCCAGCTCTTCAGGGATAAGAAAAACAGACCCCTTTTAATTATCGCCCCCCTGATCCAACTGATCATCTTCGGCTACGTGGTGACAACCGACGTCCGGGACATCCGCATCTGTGTAATGGATCAATCCCGCACCCGCGAAAGCCGCATGTTCATCGATGCCGTCAACGCCAATAAGACCTTCAGGGTTGTTGCCTACGCGGACCACCCGCAGATCCCGGAGCGCTTATTGCTCGGCCGCAAGCTGGATCTGGTTGTCAAGATTCCGCCGGATTTCAGCACGCGCATCCGCAAGGGCGAAACCGCCGCCGTTCAGATTCTGGCCGACGGCAGCATGAGCAATATGGCCGCCCTTAGAATTTCTTATACGCTTGCTGCCTTGGCACGCTTTAACCGGCAGCTTTTGCAGGAGCTTTATCCGCAGCGCCTTGAATACGGCAAAATCGACGACCGCCTGCGGACCTGGTACAACCCGAACCTGGACAGTCAAAACTTCTATGTGCCCGGAATCGTGGCCTTTCTGATCATGCTGCTCACCCTGATACTCACATCCATGGCCATCATCCGCGAAAAGGAATCCGGGACCATGGAACAACTGATCGTAACGCCCCTGAAGCCGGTTGAATTGATCCTGGGTAAAACGATCCCTTTTATCATCATTGCCCAGGTGCAAATGGTCATGGTTACTATTTTTGCGATGATATGGTTTGATATTCCCATGGTCGGAAGCGCGCCTTTGCTTTTGGGCGCCACCTGCCTGTTTCTGCTGAGCACCCTGGGAGTCGGGCTTTTTATCTCCACGGTTTCCGCCACCCAGCAGCAGGCCATGATGACCACCTTTTTTTTCATTCTGCCTTTTTTTATGCTCAGCGGTTTTGTCTTTCCCATTGCCAACATGCCGGTGGCGGTGCAGTGGCTCACCTTTTTGAACCCTTTGCGGTATTTTCTGGTCATTATTCGGGGAATTTTCTTAAAGGGGACCGGGTTTGCGGTGTTGTGGCCGCAATTTCTAGGCTTGCTGATTCTGGGCCTGACGGTCTTTGCAGGTGCTGTTGCCCGTTTTCGAAAGCGCCTGGACTGA
- a CDS encoding type II toxin-antitoxin system VapC family toxin, translated as MNFLLDTCVISELVKAKPHTNVVKWVKSRREENLFLSSLTIGEIQKGISKLPASQKKDDLKSWLDYELITRFDRRILGIDVKVAQKWGEIQAISENDGLKLPTIDSLIACVAIVYDMTVVTRNVDDMKPSGAKLFNPWD; from the coding sequence TTGAATTTTCTGTTGGATACATGCGTAATTTCTGAATTAGTTAAAGCCAAACCCCATACGAATGTTGTCAAGTGGGTTAAATCACGCCGCGAAGAAAACTTGTTTTTAAGTTCGCTGACGATTGGCGAAATCCAGAAGGGTATTTCTAAGCTGCCGGCATCACAAAAAAAGGACGATCTTAAATCGTGGCTGGATTATGAATTAATCACACGATTTGACCGCAGAATTCTGGGAATTGATGTTAAGGTAGCCCAAAAATGGGGCGAAATCCAAGCAATCTCTGAAAATGATGGCTTAAAACTACCCACCATTGATAGCCTGATAGCCTGCGTTGCTATCGTCTATGACATGACCGTCGTGACGCGCAATGTCGATGATATGAAGCCAAGCGGCGCAAAGCTTTTCAACCCATGGGACTAA
- a CDS encoding ABC transporter ATP-binding protein translates to MSLLPTVSIPEVVQVKDLEKRFGRFVAVDKISFAVGKGEIFGFLGPNGAGKSTTIRMLCGIITPTAGYGRVAGFDIFTEAESIKQSIGYMSQKFSLYEDMTPLENIRFYLGIYNVPAADWKQRTEWILETTRLHSVRNRLTRELPPGWRQRLALGCALLHRPGILFLDEPTSGVDPITRRHFWDFINHLTAEGVTVFVTTHYMDEARHCGRVVMINDGKIVAAGPPAMIIQDLFPDQPEADLNAAFIELMTRSKP, encoded by the coding sequence ATGTCGTTGTTGCCGACCGTTTCAATACCTGAAGTGGTTCAGGTCAAAGACCTGGAAAAACGCTTCGGCCGCTTTGTAGCCGTGGATAAAATCTCTTTTGCGGTCGGCAAAGGCGAAATCTTCGGATTTTTGGGCCCCAATGGTGCCGGAAAGTCGACCACCATCCGCATGCTCTGCGGAATTATCACCCCGACCGCCGGGTATGGCCGTGTGGCCGGATTCGATATCTTCACCGAAGCCGAAAGTATCAAACAGTCCATCGGTTATATGTCCCAAAAATTTTCTCTGTATGAGGACATGACCCCCCTTGAAAACATCCGGTTTTATCTGGGCATCTACAATGTCCCGGCGGCTGATTGGAAGCAGCGCACCGAATGGATCCTGGAAACGACCCGTTTGCATTCTGTTCGCAACCGTCTGACGCGGGAGTTGCCGCCGGGGTGGCGTCAGCGTCTGGCCCTGGGCTGCGCCCTTTTGCATCGGCCCGGTATTTTGTTTTTGGACGAACCCACCTCCGGCGTCGATCCGATCACCCGCCGCCACTTCTGGGATTTTATCAACCATCTGACCGCCGAAGGCGTCACCGTTTTTGTAACCACCCATTACATGGACGAAGCCCGTCATTGCGGCCGGGTGGTTATGATCAACGACGGAAAAATCGTGGCCGCCGGCCCGCCGGCGATGATCATCCAAGACCTTTTTCCCGATCAACCCGAGGCGGATCTGAACGCCGCTTTTATTGAACTGATGACCCGGAGCAAGCCTTGA
- a CDS encoding ABC transporter permease — MSPVRIQAIARKEFYHLIRDFRSLYLAFIIPLLLILLFGYALSLDVEDVRTVVVDHDNSDLSRDFIRRLDASAYFKVVDFLPATAAVTDYLDRGRATMGIIIPPGWTADLRSDRSAELQILLDGSDPNTAGISGAYITAFIEKYNQERLAAFLNRQGRKKILAPVEGRIRVWFNEDLESRNFIVPGIIAIIIMIVGAMLTSLVIAREYENGTMETIRSLPVRAPEFLIGKAVPYFFIALVDVLVAILMGQLLFGVVMKSSFWLMILASSVYIGVALSLGLFISVLTKSQLVANQMAILLTYLPSLLLSDFVFPVVNMPKILQKVTCIVPATYFIDILNGLYLRHLGLANLWPSYLVLVIMFVLLCMLNLAALKKEGL; from the coding sequence TTGAGCCCCGTTAGAATTCAAGCAATCGCCCGCAAGGAGTTTTACCACCTGATTCGAGACTTCAGGAGTCTCTACCTGGCGTTTATCATACCGCTGCTGTTAATCTTGCTGTTCGGCTATGCCCTTAGCCTGGACGTCGAAGATGTCAGGACCGTGGTAGTGGACCACGACAACTCCGACTTGAGCCGGGATTTTATCCGCCGGCTGGATGCTTCTGCGTATTTCAAGGTTGTCGATTTTCTGCCCGCGACCGCCGCCGTAACAGACTATCTGGACCGCGGCCGGGCAACCATGGGGATCATTATCCCTCCGGGCTGGACCGCGGACTTAAGGTCGGACCGCTCTGCCGAACTTCAAATTCTCCTGGACGGCAGCGATCCCAATACCGCCGGCATCTCCGGAGCCTACATCACCGCTTTTATCGAAAAGTACAACCAGGAGCGCCTGGCCGCATTTCTCAATCGTCAGGGACGTAAAAAGATTCTTGCGCCGGTTGAGGGGCGTATTCGGGTCTGGTTTAACGAGGATCTGGAAAGCCGCAATTTCATCGTACCCGGTATTATCGCCATCATCATCATGATTGTCGGCGCCATGCTGACTTCACTGGTGATTGCGCGCGAATATGAAAACGGCACCATGGAAACCATCCGCTCCCTGCCGGTTCGGGCGCCGGAATTTCTGATCGGCAAGGCGGTCCCTTATTTTTTTATCGCCCTGGTGGATGTGCTTGTGGCGATTTTGATGGGGCAGCTCTTGTTCGGCGTAGTGATGAAGTCAAGCTTCTGGTTGATGATTCTGGCCTCATCCGTCTATATAGGCGTTGCTCTGAGCCTCGGGCTGTTTATTTCCGTATTGACCAAATCACAACTGGTGGCCAACCAGATGGCGATTCTGCTGACATATCTGCCTTCTTTGCTTCTTTCGGATTTTGTTTTTCCGGTGGTGAACATGCCCAAAATCCTTCAGAAAGTGACCTGTATCGTGCCGGCCACTTATTTTATCGATATTCTCAACGGCCTGTACCTGCGCCACCTGGGGCTGGCAAACCTGTGGCCCAGCTATCTGGTGCTGGTGATCATGTTTGTCCTGCTGTGCATGCTGAACCTGGCAGCCTTGAAAAAGGAGGGACTGTAA
- a CDS encoding type II toxin-antitoxin system Phd/YefM family antitoxin, which yields MDQWQLQEAKNRFSEVIEKALRSGPQVVTRRGVETVVIISVKDYQKLTQPTKNLVDFFKQSPLKGVKLDLERVKDFPRKVDF from the coding sequence ATGGATCAATGGCAGCTTCAAGAAGCAAAAAACAGATTCAGTGAAGTTATCGAAAAGGCCCTGCGCAGCGGTCCTCAGGTTGTCACCCGCAGAGGCGTTGAAACCGTCGTCATCATTTCTGTGAAAGACTATCAGAAATTAACGCAGCCCACAAAGAATTTAGTTGATTTTTTTAAGCAATCCCCACTTAAGGGCGTTAAACTTGATTTAGAGCGTGTCAAAGACTTTCCAAGGAAGGTGGATTTTTGA